Proteins from a single region of Chryseobacterium scophthalmum:
- a CDS encoding helix-turn-helix domain-containing protein, protein MNHKIQSFTLSKLKNHSATRNEFVIMPFDEFTKKIQSDSDSHFKNKFFAVFLFKDAEGSIIIDHQEFDLKPLKFFFINYNQVYQFKEFKSGLGDVLMFTKSFYNYVYTGNKMIKSDTALNDVAPYLLLSEESTIDLSQTFEELRQEYLKNKLLRKEIICLLLKVFVLKYIRNSNKKNRIDRSLNHKKEIVEKFGHLVNQYYKELKTTSKYAEKLNVSPNYLNVLIKKNLDISAGQMIKNRVILEAQRLLMHTSLSIIEISYELGFNDNSHFGKYFKSATKYSPNEYRLLKTNGSYNDI, encoded by the coding sequence TTGAATCATAAAATTCAATCTTTTACCTTAAGCAAACTTAAAAATCATTCTGCGACAAGAAATGAGTTTGTTATTATGCCGTTTGATGAATTTACCAAAAAAATACAGTCTGATTCAGATTCACATTTTAAAAATAAATTCTTTGCTGTTTTTCTTTTCAAAGATGCAGAAGGTTCTATCATCATAGATCATCAGGAGTTTGATCTGAAACCCTTAAAGTTTTTTTTCATTAATTATAATCAGGTTTATCAGTTTAAGGAATTTAAATCAGGCTTAGGAGACGTTCTTATGTTTACCAAATCATTTTATAATTATGTCTATACCGGCAATAAAATGATTAAAAGTGATACGGCACTTAATGATGTTGCGCCTTACCTTTTGCTGTCTGAAGAAAGTACAATAGATCTTTCTCAAACCTTTGAAGAACTGAGACAGGAATATCTTAAAAATAAATTGCTGCGAAAAGAAATTATATGTCTTTTGCTAAAGGTTTTTGTGCTCAAATATATTCGAAATTCAAATAAAAAAAACCGGATTGATCGTTCTCTTAATCATAAAAAAGAGATTGTAGAAAAGTTTGGTCATTTGGTCAATCAATATTATAAAGAATTAAAAACAACTTCAAAATACGCAGAAAAACTAAATGTTAGTCCAAACTATCTCAATGTATTAATTAAAAAAAATCTGGACATTTCTGCAGGTCAGATGATTAAAAACCGGGTTATACTTGAGGCTCAAAGATTATTGATGCACACTTCTCTTTCTATTATTGAAATCTCTTACGAGTTGGGATTTAACGATAATTCTCACTTCGGAAAATACTTTAAGTCAGCAACAAAATATTCCCCTAATGAATATAGATTGCTGAAAACGAATGGTTCATATAACGATATATAA
- a CDS encoding alanine racemase, protein MSHITLNTNKLLHNYHYLNQIFEENHIEWAVVAKLLCGNEKFLKSLLEISDKEICDSRLTNLRHIKELSPKTQTVYIKPPAKRLARSIVKYADVSFNTELDTIKALSDEAIKQNKIHKIVIMVEMGELREGIMVKNLSQFYGEVLQIPNIEIVGIGTNLNCLNGILPDEKKLVKLNRFKEIVEESYHTTIPFISAGSSVTIPLILKNEIPSGINHFRVGETLFFGTDVYNDSIIKGMHQNVFHLTAEIIEIAEKPMIPAGDAGTNLTGETPIHDEKNIGKTSVRAIVDIGVLDIDPKNIKPLSPGIEIIGASSDMMILELGDNNNDYHVGDTVDFSMNYMAVLRAMSSEYVDKVVDNKINAYHYKILEYIN, encoded by the coding sequence ATGTCACACATTACCTTAAATACCAATAAATTACTTCACAACTATCATTATTTAAACCAAATTTTTGAAGAAAACCATATCGAATGGGCTGTAGTAGCAAAATTGCTCTGCGGAAATGAAAAGTTTCTAAAATCTCTTTTGGAAATTTCCGACAAAGAAATCTGCGATTCGCGTTTAACGAATTTGCGCCACATTAAAGAGCTGTCACCAAAAACACAGACGGTTTACATTAAGCCACCAGCAAAAAGATTAGCCCGAAGCATCGTGAAATATGCAGACGTTAGTTTTAATACAGAATTGGATACGATTAAAGCACTTTCTGATGAAGCCATAAAGCAAAATAAAATACATAAAATTGTAATTATGGTAGAAATGGGAGAACTCAGAGAAGGTATTATGGTGAAAAATCTATCTCAATTTTATGGTGAAGTTTTACAGATACCAAACATCGAAATTGTAGGAATTGGTACCAACCTCAATTGTCTCAACGGAATACTTCCTGATGAGAAAAAACTGGTTAAACTGAATCGGTTTAAAGAAATTGTTGAAGAATCCTATCACACTACAATCCCTTTTATATCGGCCGGTTCTTCTGTTACCATTCCTTTGATTCTCAAAAATGAAATCCCTTCAGGAATCAATCATTTCAGAGTAGGAGAAACGTTATTTTTTGGTACAGATGTTTATAATGATTCCATCATCAAAGGGATGCATCAGAATGTCTTTCATCTCACTGCAGAAATTATAGAGATTGCCGAAAAGCCAATGATTCCGGCGGGAGATGCAGGAACAAATTTAACAGGTGAAACTCCAATTCATGATGAAAAAAACATTGGTAAAACCTCTGTGAGAGCGATTGTTGATATAGGAGTTCTTGATATTGACCCTAAAAATATAAAACCTCTATCTCCAGGAATTGAAATTATAGGAGCGAGTTCCGATATGATGATTCTTGAGCTCGGAGATAACAATAATGATTATCATGTGGGAGACACGGTAGATTTCAGTATGAATTACATGGCTGTCTTACGTGCAATGAGCTCTGAATATGTCGATAAAGTAGTAGATAATAAAATAAATGCTTATCATTATAAAATATTAGAATACATCAATTAA
- a CDS encoding GNAT family N-acetyltransferase — MITIQKYSDENKANENQKQEIVQFLFKHLEQYGDPETDISDAINYALGFGNKPGGLVITARDEKNDLVGAVVVNKTGMGGYIPENILVYIATDKNLRGKGIGKNLMQEAIDSSQGDIALHCEPENPALHLYKKLGFTSKYLEMRLKKQNVTHYLKYQ; from the coding sequence ATGATAACAATACAAAAATATTCAGATGAAAACAAAGCTAATGAAAACCAAAAACAGGAAATCGTTCAGTTTCTTTTTAAACATTTGGAACAATACGGTGATCCGGAAACAGATATTTCTGATGCTATTAACTACGCGTTAGGATTTGGAAATAAACCGGGAGGTCTTGTTATTACAGCAAGAGATGAAAAAAATGATTTGGTTGGCGCTGTCGTCGTCAATAAAACCGGAATGGGCGGTTACATTCCTGAAAATATACTCGTATATATTGCTACCGACAAAAATCTACGTGGCAAAGGAATAGGAAAAAACCTTATGCAGGAAGCTATTGATTCTTCACAGGGAGACATCGCACTCCATTGTGAACCGGAAAATCCGGCATTACACTTATACAAGAAACTGGGATTTACCAGCAAGTATCTTGAAATGCGATTAAAAAAACAAAATGTCACACATTACCTTAAATACCAATAA